The genome window TGGCCACCTTGTACCCCTTGTGCGCAAGAAACATGCTGAGCGGCGTCTTCGACGTCCGCGACACCCCGACCAGCACGACCTGCGCCTGCGTCAGTCCCGTCGGATCCCGCCCGTCGTCGTATTTGACGGCGAACTCGATCGCTTCCACGCGGTTGAAATACTGCTCGTCCATCTCGTGCAGCAGCCCGGGCTTGCGCTTCGGCGCGTCGTGGAACGTATCCGTGAACGCCTGCAGCATCGGCCCCATAATATCGACCGCGCGTACGCCTAACCGCGCGGACTCCTTCAGCATCGCTTCCCGCAGCTTGGGCTGAACGAGCGTATACGCGACGAAGCTTTCGTACCCCTTCGCTTCTTCCAGCAGCCGCTCGATCTCTTCGACCTCGCGGACGTGCCCGACGCGCTTGATACGAACCTTCTTGCCTCCGAATTGCCGGAGCGTCGCCATGGCGACCGCTTCCGCCGTCTCCCCGACGGAATCGGAGCATATGT of Paenibacillus antri contains these proteins:
- a CDS encoding pyruvate, water dikinase regulatory protein, producing MSVPPGTPPESRQTLYHPDEGVLYICSDSVGETAEAVAMATLRQFGGKKVRIKRVGHVREVEEIERLLEEAKGYESFVAYTLVQPKLREAMLKESARLGVRAVDIMGPMLQAFTDTFHDAPKRKPGLLHEMDEQYFNRVEAIEFAVKYDDGRDPTGLTQAQVVLVGVSRTSKTPLSMFLAHKGYKVANWPLVPEVRLPEELLSLDPERVFGLTMNAEAIHKIRTERLRAVGLPEGASYAAMERIVRELDYAESVMHRIGCRIIDVSDKAIEETAGIIMGYFS